From the genome of Aquila chrysaetos chrysaetos chromosome 12, bAquChr1.4, whole genome shotgun sequence, one region includes:
- the CCDC18 gene encoding coiled-coil domain-containing protein 18 isoform X2 — translation MNFELMQSKTRICYLESTLGTHLVSIPKLKEQIVNLEAEVSAQDKILRDAEDKLDQSQKTGMERENMLQRYKKDYKNLKMELIERSKQGKRAEQQRNEALLNVEELTRSFKKYKEKITEKLEKVKAEEVVLRKRLINCEKEKEKMNEKCVSYRKDLNILEEQLRQLKEENHSTKEKIKTLEAKNTDVVSMLTRSDQKIIELESELHEKEIVLKEKNALISENAELRALTAQQHNRLKLYHQEIEDSREELNILETIISQLSLSTSEELKWHHLKHQLSSSSTKEALSESCFESNKPLIADLSIKLAMKEAEIQKPCANLTICTGAEHLSNDNEGQENSRLCGLEAEPVKLIRRQGERRKCQQLELISKQFEKERQRFQKEIEELRTKLTKADDVNSSLKTSMAQRASQFQIIQEDLLKKASKTSSLEREVTKKSSQLSALEKQLEEKTIAYSLAATRNTELEQELMGKNRRIHELETTISEEHEQVTSAFEKAKLVHLEEHKEMEKQIELLQTQLEKKHQQFIEQEKIISILQQDVIHKQHRIESLDGLLIESREEMENQNVKKDQGLKMLKSQLTEETIKVRQLESALDVCKEEVALYLNQSQENKEIFENQLKKKSEEVHYLQKEIKLKDQNIQDTNEQNILLQQTLHHQQQMLQQETIRNGELEDNQIKIEKQVSNLEQELQKQKACAEDKLRKVEEKHRLAAQEADLNRQKVDELNGTIRQMKLEMDQCKSELTGMEKEVVQLKRDGEDKAMQINQLDIILEEARSELNEKANEVNDLQDKLLQSETCHREALQKIVELESALENAHGELKITLTQLQELQDALQNAQSSLEKKHVAIMDLTTELRYCKGEIEDKKQELLDMDQALKERNWELKQRAAQVRPFQITQLDMTVREHRGEMEQQIIRLESNLEKSELEIKECNKQIESLEKKLQCSKDELREKEFELLQRDQEINQLKKKIERKQQSLEALEKMFCFRGKNYEGRSVVY, via the exons ATGAACTTTGAATTGATGCAGTCAAAAACAAGA atttgtTATCTTGAATCGACTTTAGGTACACACTTAGTCAGCATTCCAAAGTTAAAAGAACAGATTGTAAACTTGGAAGCAGAAGTTTCAGCTCAAGATAAAATTCTGAG AGATGCAGAGGATAAACTAGATCAAAGCCAGAAAACaggaatggaaagagaaaatatgctgCAAAGATATAAAAAGGActataaaaatctgaaaatggaGTTAATTGAACGAAGCAAGCAAGGAAAGAG agcagaacagcaaagaaatgaagCTTTGTTGAATGTGGAGGAGCTGACAAGATCTTTCAAAAagtataaagagaaaataactgaaaaattagaaaag gTTAAAGCTGAAGAAGTAGTCTTGCGAAAACGTTTAATTaattgtgaaaaagaaaaagagaagatgaatgAAAAGTGTGTCAGCTACAGAAAGGATCTAAACATCCTAGAAGAGCAATTAAG GCAATTAAAGGAAGAGAATCatagcacaaaagaaaaaattaagactcTAGAGGCAAAGAACACTGACGTGGTATCAATGCTGACTCGGTCTGATCAGAAGATCATTGAGCTTGAGAGTGAacttcatgaaaaagaaatagtgcttaaagagaaaaatgctctAATAAGTGAAAATGCAGAGCTGAGAGCACTTACTGCACAGCAACATAACCGCTTGAAACTATACCATCAAGAAATTGAAGACTCAAGGGAAGAGCTCAACATACTAGAAACCATTATTTCCCAGTTGTCTCTAAGTACGTCTGAAGAG CTTAAATGGCACCACTTGAAACACCAGCTATCCAGTTCCTCAACAAAAGAAGCTCTCTCCGAATCTTGTTTTGAATCGAATAAACCTTTGATTGCAGATCTAAG CATTAAACTGGcaatgaaagaagcagaaattcaGAAGCCTTGTGCAAACTTGACTATCTGTACTGGAGCTGAGCATCTTTCTAATGATaatgaaggacaagaaaatagCAGGTTATGTGGCCTGGAAGCAGAGCCTGTCAAATTGATCAGACGTCAAGGAG agaggagaaaatgtcAACAGTTGGAACTTATCAGCAAACAATTTGAAAAGGAGAGGCAAAGATTCCAGAAAGAGATAGAAGAGTTACGCACTAAACTGACAAAAGCAGATGATGTGAATTCGTCTTTGAAGACCAGCATGGCTCAGAGAGCCAGTCAGTTTCAAATCATACAGGAAGACCTATTGAAGAAGGCTTCCAAAACTAGTAGCTTAGAGAGAGAA GTAACAAAGAAATCTTCTCAACTTTCTGCGCTTGAGAAACAGTTGGAAGAAAAGACTATTGCTTATTCTCTTGCTGCAACAAGAAATACTGAGTTGGAACAGGAACTCATG ggaaaaaaCAGACGCATTCATGAGTTGGAAACAACTATCAGTGAAGAACATGAGCAAGtaacttctgcttttgaaaaagcaaagttgGTTCACCTTGAGGAGCACAAAGAGATGGAGAAACAGATTGAACTA CTTCAGacacagctggagaagaaacatCAACAATTCATtgaacaagagaaaataatatctATTTTGCAACAAGATGTTATACATAAACAGCATCGCATTGAATCATTGGATGGGCTCCTGATAGAAAGCAGAGAG GAAATGGAAAATCAAAATGTCAAGAAAGATCAAGGATTGAAGATGCTGAAAAGTCAGCTAACAGAAGAAACAATCAAA GTGAGACAACTCGAGTCAGCACTGGATGTgtgtaaggaagaagttgcACTGTATTTGAATCAGTCacaagaaaataaggagatatttgaaaatcagctcaaaaaaaagtctgaagag gttcattatttacagaaagaaataaaactaaaagatCAGAATATTCAGGacacaaatgaacaaaatattcTCCTACAGCAAACTTTGCATCATCAGCAGCAAATGTTACAGCAAGAAACTATTAGAAATGGGGAGCTGGAAGATAaccaaattaaaatagaaaaacag GTATCCAATTTGGAACAAGagcttcagaagcagaaagcatgTGCAGAAGATAAGTTGAGAAAGGTAGAGGAGAAACATCGCCTAGCTGCTCAGGAAGCAGATTTAAACAGACAGAAAGTGGATGAACTTAATGGTACAATCAG ACAAATGAAATTGGAGATGGATCAGTGCAAGAGTGAACTTACTGGTATGGAAAAGGAAGTAGTGCAATTAAAACGAGATGGTGAAGACAAAGCAATGCAGATAAATCAGTTGGATATTATTTTGGAAGAAGCACGATCAGAGCTCAATGAAAAGGCAAATGAGG TCAATGATTTACAAGATAAGCTGCTTCAAAGTGAGACTTGCCACAGGGAAGCCTTACAGAAAATAGTAGAACTAGAATCTGCATTAGAGAATGCCCATGGAGaattaaaaatcactttaacACAGCTTCAGGAATTGCAAGATGCATTACAGAATGCACAGTCCTCTCTGGAGAAGAAGCATGTTGCTATCATGGATCTAACAACTGAGCTCAG GTACTGCAAGGGAGAAATTgaagacaaaaagcaagaacTCCTTGACATGGACCAGGCATTGAAAGAAAGGAATTGGGAACTGAAACAAAGGGCAGCTCAGGTCAGACCATTTCAA ATTACACAGTTGGATATGACAGTTCGTGAACATAGGGGAGAAATGGAACAACAAATAATTCGATTAGAGTCCAATTTAGAGAAGTCAGAGCTAGAAATTAAGGAATGCAATAAACAG aTTGAGAGCTTAGAGAAGAAACTTCAGTGTTCTAAAGATGAGCTTCGTGAAAAAGAGTTTGAATTGCTCCAGAGAGATCAAGAAATaaatcagctgaagaaaaaaatagaaagaaaacaacagagcCTAGAAGCTCttgaaaag
- the TMED5 gene encoding transmembrane emp24 domain-containing protein 5 gives MGPLPWRRLRPPPPLLLLPLGCFALLLPPPAATEFSPSLDSDFTFTLPAGRKECFYQPMRKEASLELEYQVLDGAGLDVDFHLLSPKGETLVFDERKSDGVHTVETEDGDYMFCFDNTFSTISEKVIFFELILDNMGEDGQDQEDWKKYVTGTDLLDMKLEDILESINSVKARLSKSVQIQTLLRAFEARDRNIQESNFDRVNFWSMVNLGVMVVVSAVQVYMLKSLFEDKRKSRT, from the exons ATGGGGCCGTTGCCGTGGCGCCGGCTCcgaccgccgccgccgctgctgctgctgccgctcgGGTGCTTCGCGCTGCTcctgccgccgcccgccgccaccGAGTTCAGCCCCTCCCTAGACAGCGACTTCACCTTCACGCTTCCCGCCGGCCGCAAGGAGTGCTTCTACCAGCCCATGCGCAAGGAGGCCTCGCTGGAGCTCGAGTACCAG GTTCTAGATGGAGCAGGATTAGATGTTGATTTTCATCTACTGTCTCCAAAAGGTGAAACTCTAGTTTTtgatgaaagaaaatcagatggAGTTCATAC GGTGGAAACAGAAGATGGGGATTACATGTTCTGCTTTGACAACACATTCAGTACCATTTCTGAAAAGGTGATTTTCTTTGAACTGATCCTGGACAATATGGGAGAAGATGGACAAGATCAGGAAGACTGGAAGAAGTATGTTACCGGCACAGATCTCCTAGATATGAAACTGGAAGACATTCTG GAATCCATCAACAGTGTCAAAGCCAGATTAAGCAAAAGTGTCCAGATTCAGACTCTGCTCAGAGCATTTGAGGCTCGTGACCGAAATATACAAGAAAGCAACTTTGACAGAGTGAATTTCTGGTCCATGGTCAACTTGGGAGTAATGGTGGTGGTATCAGCTGTTCAGGTTTACATGTTGAAAAGTCTCTttgaagataaaaggaaaagtagAACTTAA
- the CCDC18 gene encoding coiled-coil domain-containing protein 18 isoform X1: MPAARGALRPRSPAAVAGGASEGRDRPPGRGRDRPRPSRRSPNRGHRSTSSPPAHSAPRQRDAVGRVYPLLGRRCPLQAICVVPTEYSMWTCSKSAADEDLLGNLQSLRNQLRRTEKNLQTVEEELSSTSDCYGHCFNEAVDFTLEDLVQPNCNYQGFSNCKKNAGKTSCQDFQRKSKSYSVSTTSDKTVEENEHLKEKLDALHEQNASLASQNHYLKNRVEAMNFELMQSKTRICYLESTLGTHLVSIPKLKEQIVNLEAEVSAQDKILRDAEDKLDQSQKTGMERENMLQRYKKDYKNLKMELIERSKQGKRAEQQRNEALLNVEELTRSFKKYKEKITEKLEKVKAEEVVLRKRLINCEKEKEKMNEKCVSYRKDLNILEEQLRQLKEENHSTKEKIKTLEAKNTDVVSMLTRSDQKIIELESELHEKEIVLKEKNALISENAELRALTAQQHNRLKLYHQEIEDSREELNILETIISQLSLSTSEELKWHHLKHQLSSSSTKEALSESCFESNKPLIADLSIKLAMKEAEIQKPCANLTICTGAEHLSNDNEGQENSRLCGLEAEPVKLIRRQGERRKCQQLELISKQFEKERQRFQKEIEELRTKLTKADDVNSSLKTSMAQRASQFQIIQEDLLKKASKTSSLEREVTKKSSQLSALEKQLEEKTIAYSLAATRNTELEQELMGKNRRIHELETTISEEHEQVTSAFEKAKLVHLEEHKEMEKQIELLQTQLEKKHQQFIEQEKIISILQQDVIHKQHRIESLDGLLIESREEMENQNVKKDQGLKMLKSQLTEETIKVRQLESALDVCKEEVALYLNQSQENKEIFENQLKKKSEEVHYLQKEIKLKDQNIQDTNEQNILLQQTLHHQQQMLQQETIRNGELEDNQIKIEKQVSNLEQELQKQKACAEDKLRKVEEKHRLAAQEADLNRQKVDELNGTIRQMKLEMDQCKSELTGMEKEVVQLKRDGEDKAMQINQLDIILEEARSELNEKANEVNDLQDKLLQSETCHREALQKIVELESALENAHGELKITLTQLQELQDALQNAQSSLEKKHVAIMDLTTELRYCKGEIEDKKQELLDMDQALKERNWELKQRAAQITQLDMTVREHRGEMEQQIIRLESNLEKSELEIKECNKQIESLEKKLQCSKDELREKEFELLQRDQEINQLKKKIERKQQSLEALEKMFCFRGKNYEGRSVVY, translated from the exons ATGCCAGCAGCGCGCGGCGCCCTCCGTCCGCGGAGCCCAGCCGCCGTCGCGGGCGGAGCGAGCGAGGGGCGGGACCGACCCCCGGGGCGTGGGCGGGACCGGCCCCGCCCCTCGCGCCGCTCCCCCAATCGCGGCCACCGCAGCACAAGCTCTCCGCCCGCCCACAGTGCACCGCGGCAGAGAGACGCGGTGGGTCGGGTGTACCCCTTGCTCGGGAGGCGCTGCCCCCTCCAAG CCATATGTGTGGTACCAACGGAATACAGTATGTGGACTTGCTCTAAAAGTGCTGCTGATGAAGACCTGCTTGGAAATTTACAGTCATTACGGAATCAGCTgaggagaactgaaaaaaacctacaaactGTAGAGGAAGAGCTTTCTAG TACAAGTGACTGTTATGGCCACTGCTTCAATGAGGCTGTAGACTTCACTCTGGAGGACCTTGTTCAGCCTAATTGCAACTATCAAGGCTTTTCCAACTGTAAGAAGAATGCTGGTAAAACATCTTGCcaggattttcaaagaaaatccaAA TCTTACTCAGTATCCACAACTTCTGATAAAactgtggaagaaaatgaacatcTCAAGGAGAAGCTGGATGCCCTTCATGAGCAAAATGCATCTTTGGCTTCTCAGAACCATTACCTAAAGAACAGAGTGGAAGCAATGAACTTTGAATTGATGCAGTCAAAAACAAGA atttgtTATCTTGAATCGACTTTAGGTACACACTTAGTCAGCATTCCAAAGTTAAAAGAACAGATTGTAAACTTGGAAGCAGAAGTTTCAGCTCAAGATAAAATTCTGAG AGATGCAGAGGATAAACTAGATCAAAGCCAGAAAACaggaatggaaagagaaaatatgctgCAAAGATATAAAAAGGActataaaaatctgaaaatggaGTTAATTGAACGAAGCAAGCAAGGAAAGAG agcagaacagcaaagaaatgaagCTTTGTTGAATGTGGAGGAGCTGACAAGATCTTTCAAAAagtataaagagaaaataactgaaaaattagaaaag gTTAAAGCTGAAGAAGTAGTCTTGCGAAAACGTTTAATTaattgtgaaaaagaaaaagagaagatgaatgAAAAGTGTGTCAGCTACAGAAAGGATCTAAACATCCTAGAAGAGCAATTAAG GCAATTAAAGGAAGAGAATCatagcacaaaagaaaaaattaagactcTAGAGGCAAAGAACACTGACGTGGTATCAATGCTGACTCGGTCTGATCAGAAGATCATTGAGCTTGAGAGTGAacttcatgaaaaagaaatagtgcttaaagagaaaaatgctctAATAAGTGAAAATGCAGAGCTGAGAGCACTTACTGCACAGCAACATAACCGCTTGAAACTATACCATCAAGAAATTGAAGACTCAAGGGAAGAGCTCAACATACTAGAAACCATTATTTCCCAGTTGTCTCTAAGTACGTCTGAAGAG CTTAAATGGCACCACTTGAAACACCAGCTATCCAGTTCCTCAACAAAAGAAGCTCTCTCCGAATCTTGTTTTGAATCGAATAAACCTTTGATTGCAGATCTAAG CATTAAACTGGcaatgaaagaagcagaaattcaGAAGCCTTGTGCAAACTTGACTATCTGTACTGGAGCTGAGCATCTTTCTAATGATaatgaaggacaagaaaatagCAGGTTATGTGGCCTGGAAGCAGAGCCTGTCAAATTGATCAGACGTCAAGGAG agaggagaaaatgtcAACAGTTGGAACTTATCAGCAAACAATTTGAAAAGGAGAGGCAAAGATTCCAGAAAGAGATAGAAGAGTTACGCACTAAACTGACAAAAGCAGATGATGTGAATTCGTCTTTGAAGACCAGCATGGCTCAGAGAGCCAGTCAGTTTCAAATCATACAGGAAGACCTATTGAAGAAGGCTTCCAAAACTAGTAGCTTAGAGAGAGAA GTAACAAAGAAATCTTCTCAACTTTCTGCGCTTGAGAAACAGTTGGAAGAAAAGACTATTGCTTATTCTCTTGCTGCAACAAGAAATACTGAGTTGGAACAGGAACTCATG ggaaaaaaCAGACGCATTCATGAGTTGGAAACAACTATCAGTGAAGAACATGAGCAAGtaacttctgcttttgaaaaagcaaagttgGTTCACCTTGAGGAGCACAAAGAGATGGAGAAACAGATTGAACTA CTTCAGacacagctggagaagaaacatCAACAATTCATtgaacaagagaaaataatatctATTTTGCAACAAGATGTTATACATAAACAGCATCGCATTGAATCATTGGATGGGCTCCTGATAGAAAGCAGAGAG GAAATGGAAAATCAAAATGTCAAGAAAGATCAAGGATTGAAGATGCTGAAAAGTCAGCTAACAGAAGAAACAATCAAA GTGAGACAACTCGAGTCAGCACTGGATGTgtgtaaggaagaagttgcACTGTATTTGAATCAGTCacaagaaaataaggagatatttgaaaatcagctcaaaaaaaagtctgaagag gttcattatttacagaaagaaataaaactaaaagatCAGAATATTCAGGacacaaatgaacaaaatattcTCCTACAGCAAACTTTGCATCATCAGCAGCAAATGTTACAGCAAGAAACTATTAGAAATGGGGAGCTGGAAGATAaccaaattaaaatagaaaaacag GTATCCAATTTGGAACAAGagcttcagaagcagaaagcatgTGCAGAAGATAAGTTGAGAAAGGTAGAGGAGAAACATCGCCTAGCTGCTCAGGAAGCAGATTTAAACAGACAGAAAGTGGATGAACTTAATGGTACAATCAG ACAAATGAAATTGGAGATGGATCAGTGCAAGAGTGAACTTACTGGTATGGAAAAGGAAGTAGTGCAATTAAAACGAGATGGTGAAGACAAAGCAATGCAGATAAATCAGTTGGATATTATTTTGGAAGAAGCACGATCAGAGCTCAATGAAAAGGCAAATGAGG TCAATGATTTACAAGATAAGCTGCTTCAAAGTGAGACTTGCCACAGGGAAGCCTTACAGAAAATAGTAGAACTAGAATCTGCATTAGAGAATGCCCATGGAGaattaaaaatcactttaacACAGCTTCAGGAATTGCAAGATGCATTACAGAATGCACAGTCCTCTCTGGAGAAGAAGCATGTTGCTATCATGGATCTAACAACTGAGCTCAG GTACTGCAAGGGAGAAATTgaagacaaaaagcaagaacTCCTTGACATGGACCAGGCATTGAAAGAAAGGAATTGGGAACTGAAACAAAGGGCAGCTCAG ATTACACAGTTGGATATGACAGTTCGTGAACATAGGGGAGAAATGGAACAACAAATAATTCGATTAGAGTCCAATTTAGAGAAGTCAGAGCTAGAAATTAAGGAATGCAATAAACAG aTTGAGAGCTTAGAGAAGAAACTTCAGTGTTCTAAAGATGAGCTTCGTGAAAAAGAGTTTGAATTGCTCCAGAGAGATCAAGAAATaaatcagctgaagaaaaaaatagaaagaaaacaacagagcCTAGAAGCTCttgaaaag